In Desulfosediminicola ganghwensis, a single window of DNA contains:
- a CDS encoding alpha/beta hydrolase produces the protein MNILFFHGFDSHPDSLQRSIDCLTKAGHQVTAPFMTSFSLNNGKHNAPQQWFIDAQSVLKTFVTTTRGDIGIAGHSLGGAICANLLAQINPETDRDDLTRRISKCAFLASPAGIDDRFLAYWRETSSEQIDWPFSLQVQMFSYLQRCDAKYMNVSIPSLVLQGDSDVHIPPSSGRALAEKLGIHCYSLHTHPEADHFFPNSSSSGARYLQEKLVAFFANNG, from the coding sequence ATGAATATACTTTTCTTCCATGGCTTTGATTCGCATCCAGACTCTTTACAGAGATCGATCGATTGTCTGACAAAAGCAGGCCATCAGGTTACCGCACCTTTTATGACCAGCTTTTCGTTGAACAATGGAAAGCACAACGCGCCACAGCAATGGTTCATTGACGCACAATCAGTATTGAAGACCTTTGTCACCACAACACGCGGAGATATAGGTATCGCCGGCCATTCCCTCGGAGGCGCCATCTGCGCGAATCTATTAGCTCAAATCAATCCTGAAACTGACCGTGATGATCTCACTCGTCGTATCTCAAAGTGTGCATTTCTGGCATCTCCTGCCGGTATTGACGACCGCTTCCTCGCATATTGGCGGGAAACGTCCTCTGAACAAATCGACTGGCCATTCAGCCTGCAGGTACAGATGTTTTCATATTTGCAGCGCTGTGATGCCAAATATATGAATGTTTCAATCCCATCCCTTGTGCTCCAGGGTGACAGTGATGTGCATATCCCTCCGTCATCGGGTAGAGCTTTAGCAGAGAAACTTGGAATACATTGTTATTCTTTACACACCCACCCCGAAGCTGATCATTTTTTCCCCAATAGTTCCTCATCAGGTGCCAGGTATCTGCAGGAAAAACTTGTAGCATTCTTTGCCAATAACGGATGA
- a CDS encoding radical SAM protein: MTEAEIVEIYRELYPAIPATSLDKFKKSAAVRATISRKLSLPAPIFTDAEICRPAPPFFLDLEITTSCQLSCRYCARTFMKVPSKHMSFQLFREILAANPSVAAVNLVGLGEPLLHPELERILNELKKRKIRTSLVTNAMALNATKARMLIEGGLSSITFSLDSTDRERFEWYREGADLDIILDNIREFMALKKAEGSTMTASIFSVLQADTLPYLGALAKFARSVNIPAIVISDLNFIENSSKSISTTIDKETLLTKMREQMREVARNGIVLLVPNLLDSVNIAEDWPTALLKNPEQIVQRAHSKHQRCLAPLRTLVVRVDGDTNYCNCTPETSAGNVTSQSIEEIWWDKGLQNFRNNLFSGPVPGCCKICPRL; the protein is encoded by the coding sequence ATGACCGAAGCTGAAATAGTAGAAATATACAGAGAACTTTATCCTGCCATTCCTGCAACATCTCTGGACAAATTTAAAAAGAGTGCAGCGGTCCGCGCAACCATTTCACGAAAACTATCCCTCCCCGCTCCGATATTTACAGACGCTGAGATTTGCCGCCCTGCCCCACCATTTTTTCTTGATCTTGAAATTACAACCTCATGTCAGTTGAGCTGTCGCTATTGTGCAAGAACCTTTATGAAGGTTCCCTCAAAGCACATGTCCTTTCAGCTATTCAGGGAGATTCTTGCTGCCAACCCAAGTGTTGCTGCCGTAAATCTGGTCGGCCTTGGCGAACCTCTGCTTCATCCGGAACTCGAAAGGATTCTCAACGAACTCAAAAAGCGGAAGATACGTACATCACTTGTCACAAACGCCATGGCGCTTAACGCGACAAAAGCCAGGATGCTTATTGAGGGTGGGCTGAGTTCGATCACTTTCAGTCTCGACAGCACAGACCGTGAACGTTTTGAATGGTATAGAGAAGGAGCCGATCTTGATATTATCCTGGATAATATCAGAGAATTTATGGCGCTGAAAAAAGCAGAAGGTTCCACAATGACGGCGAGTATATTCTCGGTCCTGCAGGCAGACACGCTTCCCTACCTGGGTGCGCTGGCAAAATTTGCACGCTCAGTAAACATCCCGGCCATTGTGATTTCAGACCTGAATTTCATAGAGAACAGCAGCAAATCAATCAGCACAACTATCGACAAGGAAACACTGCTGACAAAAATGCGTGAGCAGATGCGGGAAGTGGCCCGAAATGGAATAGTCCTGCTGGTGCCAAACCTGCTCGATAGCGTTAATATTGCTGAAGACTGGCCCACCGCATTACTAAAAAATCCCGAACAGATAGTACAAAGAGCACACTCAAAACATCAGCGTTGTCTCGCCCCTTTGCGCACATTGGTTGTACGCGTTGACGGTGATACAAATTACTGCAACTGCACTCCTGAAACCTCTGCAGGTAACGTAACTTCACAGTCAATAGAGGAAATATGGTGGGACAAAGGTTTACAGAATTTCAGGAACAACCTTTTCTCCGGCCCGGTACCCGGCTGCTGTAAAATTTGTCCGAGACTGTAA
- a CDS encoding DMT family transporter, which produces MSNSRQLPALLPVLAFAVLGTIWGSNFIYMKLALELISPLQIVFFRVFFGFLPVLAYALIKRELKLEHYRYAHHFVVMALLVAIINYYGFAQGTSLLLSGVAGAVSGAIPLFAFILAVLFIPEERASLLKVIGVGLGFGGVVLIGMPSGEQLADSNLTGVMYMVMGSLSVGSSFIYARKYIVPLKLSTTALTTYQLGAALFILALITDYSGINAIWSDSHAVFGMIINLGILGTGLAYIIYYYIVRELGTITASSVTYLPPVVALLIGSLLVGEPIGLTEYLATAMILAGVILLKTKD; this is translated from the coding sequence ATGAGTAATTCACGACAACTGCCGGCCTTGCTGCCTGTGCTGGCATTCGCAGTTTTGGGCACTATTTGGGGAAGTAATTTTATTTATATGAAGCTGGCTTTGGAGTTAATCTCTCCTCTGCAGATCGTGTTTTTCAGGGTCTTTTTCGGTTTCCTGCCAGTATTGGCATATGCGCTGATAAAAAGGGAATTAAAGCTTGAGCATTACCGGTACGCCCACCATTTTGTGGTTATGGCGCTTCTGGTGGCTATCATCAATTATTACGGCTTTGCTCAAGGCACCTCCCTGCTTCTTTCGGGTGTGGCGGGGGCGGTCTCGGGGGCTATTCCCTTGTTTGCCTTTATTCTGGCGGTATTGTTCATCCCTGAAGAAAGAGCCAGCCTGCTGAAAGTGATCGGTGTGGGGCTGGGTTTTGGCGGGGTAGTGCTGATCGGAATGCCAAGTGGTGAGCAGCTGGCCGATTCCAACCTTACCGGTGTCATGTATATGGTGATGGGTTCGCTCAGTGTCGGTTCATCTTTTATCTACGCCAGAAAATATATTGTACCCCTCAAATTATCCACCACTGCCCTGACCACCTACCAGCTGGGAGCAGCTCTGTTTATCCTGGCGCTCATTACAGACTATTCTGGTATCAATGCGATTTGGAGCGATTCACACGCCGTATTTGGCATGATAATCAATCTCGGCATCCTTGGTACCGGCCTGGCCTATATTATCTACTACTATATCGTCAGGGAGCTCGGCACCATTACCGCCTCCTCCGTGACCTATCTGCCTCCGGTGGTGGCCCTGCTGATCGGCTCATTACTGGTGGGTGAGCCTATCGGCCTTACCGAATACCTGGCAACTGCCATGATCCTGGCCGGGGTGATTCTTTTAAAAACGAAGGATTAG
- a CDS encoding HNH endonuclease: protein MTDYFNLDGVDDAVIRTERAKARELKKSRWWQQKTSSGLCYYCGKKFTYKQLTMDHLVPLSRGGRSTKDNLVPSCKKCNTKKKSMLSVEWEEYVDKIHRNTV from the coding sequence ATGACAGACTATTTTAATCTCGACGGCGTTGATGATGCCGTAATCAGAACCGAGCGTGCAAAGGCTCGTGAATTAAAAAAAAGCCGGTGGTGGCAGCAGAAGACCTCATCCGGCCTGTGTTACTATTGCGGTAAAAAGTTCACCTACAAACAACTCACCATGGATCATCTGGTGCCGCTGTCGCGTGGGGGACGCTCTACCAAAGATAATCTGGTACCAAGTTGTAAGAAGTGTAATACTAAAAAGAAGTCGATGCTGTCGGTTGAGTGGGAGGAGTATGTTGATAAGATTCATCGCAACACGGTATAA